Proteins from one Sarcophilus harrisii chromosome 2, mSarHar1.11, whole genome shotgun sequence genomic window:
- the SCAND1 gene encoding SCAN domain-containing protein 1, whose product MAAEPGSAGPSSPAPPEKEVTSLVKPEEPGSSRDSAESMASLPGPAAPAASPPSPIQFPAALEASPPAPGALGSRPCPETFRQRFRQFRYHEAAGPREAFRQLRELSRQWLRPEVRTKEQIVEMLVQEQLMAILPEEARARRRGRRGDVRITG is encoded by the coding sequence ATGGCGGCTGAGCCGGGCAGTGCGGGTCCGTCTAGCCCAGCTCCCCCGGAGAAAGAAGTGACTTCGCTGGTGAAACCGGAGGAGCCTGGCTCTAGCCGGGACTCCGCAGAATCTATGGCCTCACTTCCTGGCCCTGCAGCCCCCGCCGCCTCTCCCCCGTCCCCGATCCAGTTTCCTGCCGCCCTCGAGGCCTCGCCCCCAGCTCCCGGCGCTCTGGGGTCCCGGCCCTGTCCGGAGACGTTCCGCCAGCGCTTCCGGCAGTTCCGCTACCACGAGGCGGCGGGGCCGCGAGAGGCCTTTCGCCAACTCCGCGAACTCTCCCGCCAGTGGCTGCGGCCCGAGGTCCGTACCAAGGAGCAGATCGTGGAGATGCTGGTGCAGGAGCAGCTCATGGCCATCCTGCCCGAGGAGGCCCGGGCCCGTCGGCGAGGACGCCGTGGCGATGTCCGCATTACGGGTTGA